Proteins co-encoded in one Gopherus evgoodei ecotype Sinaloan lineage chromosome 4, rGopEvg1_v1.p, whole genome shotgun sequence genomic window:
- the LOC115650009 gene encoding coiled-coil domain-containing protein 170-like yields the protein MATLEKKFVKKGKIHNETRSKKLRLQIQQLQSQLVTKEASLQEVKSELEIYRENNARQSSKIQTLKAQVKELEEIATSVTSVKSQSGAYIYTLKRKNHELSERVSELEKHLRMLLVRREKAEQKAASLEKKLAEVTDKLSSSMNIDIKGQEDPLGFLVIKFPMLLKEHSLEKTRIALLEKALATQEMELKASRETIVNLVSEMKKEQRTAAGHTVQLAILKKEKDEAVLTKKTFERNNTILSERLKDKQIAWDNCCQELLHKEKKFTELDRILHASIYETKTTQTLYQTFISQLATLLSNTFITMAGTEEAIKERIQEICGSEHSWKSHMGFLQELTEKLQINQVSSPESLHCQYEMLLNKAEQLSKLDMEYLLENKNCIFNLQKKVNSQREKIKMKNWQIEQLIEKIKQFEKGKEQQVCLNVGQDPQSLKAQKETEKLQEQLKEMKMSNQTHQAKFVSVNDLKNKTIEELSKFWEKVEKIKEKAVRKVVSLKTELDYTEHEARKEKERAHHMLEAVTNELHVAKRALEEVARREKQIGTIFLSLDTMDKKQLGSLCLKYGLLHTGKSAQDLKTSPIKYFEQGGGD from the exons ATGgcaactttggaaaaaaaatttgttaaaaaaggaaaaatccacAATGAAACTAGAAGCAAAAAACTCAGGCTGCAG ATTCAGCAGCTCCAAAGCCAACTGGTAACAAAAGAAGCTTCTTTGCAAGAGGTGAAGTCAGAGTTGGAAATCTACAGAGAAAATAATGCTAGACAGTCCTCTAAAATTCAGACCCTAAAAGCTCAGGTCAAGGAGCTGGAAGAAATCGCTACATCTGTAACCAGTGTAAAGTCACAGTCAGGTGCCTATATTTATACTCTCAAAAGGAAGAACCATGAGTTAAGTGAAAGAGTCTCAGAATTAGAAAAACATCTGAG GATGCTTCTGGTGAGGAGAGAAAAAGCAGAGCAAAAAGCAGCCAGCTTGGAGAAGAAGTTGGCAGAGGTCACAGACAAGTTATCCTCTTCCATGAATATAGATATCAAAGGACAAGAAGATCCTTTGGGATTTTTAGTAATAAAG TTTCCAATGCTCTTGAAGGAACATTCACTAGAAAAGACAAGAATTGCACTTCTTGAAAAAGCCTTGGCCACTCAAGAAATGGAGCTTAAAGCTAGTAGGGAAACAATAGTGAATCTTGTTTCAGAAATGAAAAAGGAGCAAAGAACAGCAGCTGGCCACACTGTACAACTGGCAATACTAAAGAAG GAGAAGGACGAGGCTGTATTGACCAAGAAGACCTTTGAAAGGAATAACACCATTCTCTCAGAAAGATTGAAAGACAAGCAAATAGCATGGGATAACTGTTGCCAAGAACTGCTTCATAAAGAGAAAAAATTCACTGAGTTAGATAGAATTCTGCATGCCTCCATATATGAGACTAAAACTACACAGACCTTATATCAAACCTTCATCAGTCAACTGGCTACACTCCTGAGCAACACCTTCATAACTATGGCTGGGACAGAGGAAGCTATTAAAGAAAGGAtacaagaaatctgtggcagtGAACATTCTTGGAAATCT CACATGGGGTTTCTACAAGAGTTGACAGAGAAGCTACAGATTAATCAGGTTAGCTCACCAGAAAGTCTGCACTGCCAATATGAAATGCTCTTAAACAAAGCAGAACAGCTAAGTAAACTGGATATGGAATATCTTCTTGAGAACAAGAACTGTATCTTTAATTTGCAGAAGAAG GTAAATtctcaaagggaaaaaatcaaaatgaagaatTGGCAGATAGAACAACTGATAGAGAAGATCAAACAGTTTGAAAAAGGAAAAGAGCAACAGGTCTGCTTGAATGTTGGGCAGGATCCACAGAGCCTGAAAGCCCAGAAAGAAACTGAGAAACTTCAAGAACAGCTTAAGGAAATGAAAATGTCAAATCAAACTCATCAGGCAAAATTTGTGAGTGTAAATGATCTCAAA AACAAAACCATAGAAGAACTCAGTAAATTTTGGGAAAAAGTTGAAAAGATTAAGGAGAAAGCAGTTAGAAAGGTGGTCAGTTTGAAAACAGAACTAGACTACACAGAACATGAGGcaaggaaggaaaaagagagggCCCATCATATGCTGGAAGCAGTCACTAATGAGCTCCACGTAGCAAAAAGAGCACTTGAAGAAGTAGCAAGAAGAGAAAAACAG